The genomic DNA CTGAATCACTCCCCCGTGACGAAAAGCGACTGCTGCCTCCGGAGTCGTGCTGCCCTGACTGCGGCGGTTCACTGAGCTATCTGGGTGAAAATACCGCCGAACAGCTGGAGCTGATGCGCAGCGCCTTCCGGGTTATCCGGACGGTGCGGGAAAAACATGCCTGTACTCAGTGCGATGCCATCGTGCAGGCCCCGGCGCCTTCGCGGCCCATCGAGCGGGGGATCGCCGGACCTGGGTTGCTGGCCCGCGTGCTGACATCGAAGTATGCAGAGCACACGCCGCTATATCGCCAGTCAGAAATATACGACCGGCAGGGTGTGGAGCTGAGCCGCTCACTGCTGTCGGGCTGGGTGGATGCATGTTGCCGGCTGCTGTCCCCGCTGGAAGAGGCGCTTCAGGGTTATGTCCTGACCGACGGTAAACTCCATGCCGATGACACCCCGGTCCAGGTGCTGTTGCCGGGCAATAAGAAGACGAAGACCGGACGGTTGTGGACGTATGTTCGTGACGACCGCAACGCCGGGTCAGCGCTGGCGCCAGCGGTCTGGTTCGCCTACAGCCCGGACAGAAAAGGCATCCATCCGCAGGCCCATCTTGCCGGCTTCAGCGGTGTGCTGCAGGCGGATGCGTACGCCGGGTTCAACGAGCTGTACCGCAATGGCCGGATAACGGAAGCCGCCTGCTGGGCTCATGCCCGCCGAAAGATCCACGATGTGCACGTCCGCACCCCATCAGCACTGACGGAAGAAGCCCTGAAACGTATCGGTGGGTTGTATGCCATCGAGGCGGATATAAGGGGAATGCTGGCGGAGCAGCGGCTTGCTGAACGTCAGCGAAAAACGAAACCGCTGC from Enterobacter ludwigii includes the following:
- the tnpC gene encoding IS66 family transposase, whose translation is MNDTSSDDILLLKQRLAEQEALIHALQEKLEDREREIDHLQAQLDKLRRMNFGSRSEKVSRRIAQMEADLKALQKESDTLTGRVDDPAVQRPLRQTRTRKPFPESLPRDEKRLLPPESCCPDCGGSLSYLGENTAEQLELMRSAFRVIRTVREKHACTQCDAIVQAPAPSRPIERGIAGPGLLARVLTSKYAEHTPLYRQSEIYDRQGVELSRSLLSGWVDACCRLLSPLEEALQGYVLTDGKLHADDTPVQVLLPGNKKTKTGRLWTYVRDDRNAGSALAPAVWFAYSPDRKGIHPQAHLAGFSGVLQADAYAGFNELYRNGRITEAACWAHARRKIHDVHVRTPSALTEEALKRIGGLYAIEADIRGMLAEQRLAERQRKTKPLLKSLESWLREKMKTLSRHSELAKAFAYALNQWPALTYYADDGWAEADNNIAENALRTVSLGRKNFLFFGSDHGGERGALLYSLIGTCKLNGVDPESYLRHVLGVIADWPVNRVSELLPWRIALPTE